A window of Nicotiana tabacum cultivar K326 chromosome 24, ASM71507v2, whole genome shotgun sequence contains these coding sequences:
- the LOC107784902 gene encoding protein TIC 62, chloroplastic: protein MSAMELRCLQSLITSNIPRNGLAEKPFLCGQPLTLIQTSSKRYNPNSNNFKCLRFRAQTSAKVSSLEPAKDVKSKDGNLVFVAGATGKVGSRTVRELLKLGFKVRAGVRSAQRAQPLVKSVEQMKLENAADGGAKAIEKLEIVECDLEKIDRIRPALGNASIVICCIGASEKEIFDVTGPYRIDYQATKNLIDAATAAKVDHFILLTSLGTNKVGFPAAILNLFWGVLVWKRKAEEALLASGLPYTIVRPGGMERPTDSYKETHNILLSEEDTLFGGQVSNLQVAELMAVMAKNRSLSYCKVVEVIAETTAPLTPMEDLLAKIPPQRVEVSPTKETGDLQKPAASSSITSEIPSTSLEKEPAETKLKAAAPLSPYAVYEDLKPPTSPTPTPSVGTGSTKESKAMSTVVANDSPSSSSEINSSESSIPDTDSTTQRTDKKKTTPSSPYIFYEDLKPPTSPTPNPPGGRLVSARGAEDGKPDTVASVVVDGTSDKAELLTARPLSPYTAYEDLKPPISPSPTPSGPKASISTETAPQLAGGNEISASITTISTEKDPSHTVASCHSPYPFYDDLKPPTSPTPTPSGTKASPTVEVTSPLTGGNDVVISSATNSACGDPSTSLASSRSPYPMYEDLKPPTSPTPSFKKM from the exons ATGTCAGCAATGGAACTCCGCTGTCTACAGTCTCTCATCACCAGCAATATACCTCGAAATGGGTTAGCAGAGAAGCCATTTTTGTGTGGACAGCCTCTTACTTTGATTCAGACTAGTAGTAAGAGATACAACCCAAATTCCAACAACTTCAAATGCCTTCGTTTCAGAGCTCAAACTTCAG CAAAAGTTAGCTCATTGGAACCTGCAAAAGATGTCAAATCAAAAGATGGAAATCTTGTTTTTGTTGCCGGTGCAACCGGTAAAGTTGGTTCTCGGACTGTAAG GGAGCTTTTGAAATTAGGCTTTAAAGTTCGAGCGGGAGTTCGGAGTGCTCAAAGAGCTCAACCTCTTGTCAAA AGTGTTGAGCAGATGAAACTTGAGAATGCTGCGGACGGAGGAGCAAAAG CTATAGAGAAGCTTGAAATTGTGGAATGCGATCTGGAGAAAATTGATCGGATTAGGCCTGCACTGGGCAATGCATCAATCGTTATATGTTGCATTGGTGCCAGTGAGAAGGAGATCTTTGATGTTACTGGACCATATCGAATTGATTACCAAGCCACTAAGAACCTTATTGATGCAG CAACTGCTGCAAAAGTTGACCACTTTATCTTGCTCACATCTTTGGGAACAAACAAGGTCGGTTTTCCTGCAGCCATTCTCAA TTTGTTTTGGGGAGTCCTTGTTTGGAAAAGGAAAGCAGAGGAGGCACTGCTCGCCAGTGGGCTTCCTTATACT ATTGTGAGACCTGGAGGAATGGAACGTCCTACTGATTCTTACAAAGAAACTCATAATATTCTTCTTTCGGAGGAAGATACTTTATTTGGTGGTCAAGTGTCGAACCTTCAG GTGGCAGAACTAATGGCAGTAATGGCAAAAAACCGCAGCCTTTCATATTGTAAAGTGGTTGAAGTAATTGCAGAAACAACAGCACCATTGACCCCCATGGAGGACCTTCTTGCAAAAATTCCTCCCCAACGTGTTGAGGTTTCACCAACCAAG GAAACTGGTGATTTACAGAAGCCTGCAGCTTCAAGCAGTATTACGTCTGAGATCCCAAGCACCTCGCTCGAGAAAGAACCTGCTGAAACAAAGTTAAAGGCAGCAGCACCACTCTCTCCATATGCTGT CTATGAAGATCTAAAGCCACCAACATCTCCTACTCCAACCCCTAGCGTCGGGACAGGTTCGACCAAAGAGAGCAAAGCCATGTCAACAGTGGTAGCAAATGATTCACCATCTTCTTCTTCCGAAATTAATTCTTCAGAAAGCTCAATCCCTGACACGGATAGCACAACTCAACGGACAGACAAAAAGAAAACAACTCCTTCCTCTCCTTATATATT TTATGAAGATCTTAAACCGCCGACATCTCCTACCCCAAATCCTCCCGGTGGTCGCTTAGTAAGTGCACGTGGAGCAGAAGATGGGAAACCCGATACGGTAGCCTCTGTTGTTGTTGATGGTACTTCTGACAAAGCAGAATTGCTGACTGCAAGGCCTTTGTCTCCATACACTGC TTATGAAGATTTAAAGCCACCTATATCTCCGAGTCCAACACCAAGTGGTCCGAAAGCCTCAATATCAACAGAAACTGCACCACAACTTGCTGGAGGCAATGAAATTTCAGCTAGCATCACTACCATTTCCACTGAGAAGGATCCTTCCCATACTGTAGCTTCTTGTCATTCTCCCTACCCTTT TTATGATGATTTAAAGCCACCAACCTCCCCAACTCCAACACCAAGTGGTACGAAAGCCTCACCAACAGTGGAAGTTACATCACCACTTACTGGAGGCAATGATGTGGTAATCAGTAGTGCTACCAATTCTGCCTGCGGAGATCCTTCAACAAGTTTAGCTTCTTCTCGTTCTCCCTACCCTAT GTACGAGGACTTGAAGCCTCCAACTTCTCCAACGCCATCTTTCAAGAAAATGTGA
- the LOC107784885 gene encoding fasciclin-like arabinogalactan protein 21, translating into MAITQNLLLILISLFISAASATFPDSIPPLTPSPMISPHDHTSLFATVLSSLGFQQLSTAATAANLTTTTTPITVFAPADSSLITCPTCSLPLLLQEHSVPGLYPLHFLRTLAFGTKLETLAPNRCLTVTFSTTTRDAKIFINGVEVTQPDLFNNGLILVHGLRGFVSHLSPLSCNVERMSSLSFDSFPIPNSVSTVSSASPFSIMRFMLKDAIIRLRNSGYSIVALALRVKYAELSELKAMTVFALDDVSIFASGGHAYLSNFRFHVVPNRRIMAGEMVSLPAGTVLLTLDGEEKLVVTTAGGGGVLAPMKVNYVRIVSFDLLHNSRIVVHGVSVPFPHMHHHTADQKAFAQMEQSRTHCDVTGNGGVCDVIHDDFAPAGMRSVMGNNMEEHEGL; encoded by the coding sequence ATGGCGATCACTCAAAATCTCCTTCTGATTCTCATTTCTCTGTTCATCTCCGCCGCATCCGCCACTTTCCCCGACTCAATTCCACCGCTAACTCCATCTCCGATGATATCTCCTCACGACCACACTTCTCTCTTCGCAACCGTTCTCTCTTCTCTCGGATTCCAGCAGCTCTCCACTGCAGCAACCGCCGCAAATctcaccaccaccaccactccAATCACCGTCTTCGCTCCCGCCGACTCTTCTCTCATCACTTGCCCTACTTGTTCCCTCCCTCTTCTCCTTCAGGAACACTCTGTTCCTGGCCTTTACCCTCTTCACTTCCTCCGTACTTTAGCCTTCGGTACTAAACTCGAAACCCTAGCTCCGAATCGTTGCCTCACTGTCACTTTCTCCACTACTACTCGTGACGCGAAGATTTTCATCAACGGCGTTGAAGTCACTCAGCCGGATCTGTTCAATAATGGCTTGATCCTTGTGCATGGATTACGTGGCTTCGTATCACACCTCTCTCCGCTTTCCTGTAATGTGGAGAGAATGAGTTCTCTGTCATTTGATTCGTTTCCTATTCCTAATTCGGTGTCTACAGTGTCCTCTGCATCGCCTTTCTCTATCATGCGCTTCATGCTAAAGGACGCCATTATCAGGTTGCGTAACAGCGGTTACAGTATTGTAGCACTGGCGCTGAGAGTGAAGTACGCTGAGCTTTCCGAGCTCAAGGCGATGACGGTGTTTGCTTTAGACGATGTGTCGATTTTTGCTAGTGGAGGACATGCGTATCTCTCGAATTTTAGGTTTCACGTTGTGCCAAATCGGAGGATTATGGCTGGGGAAATGGTGAGTTTGCCGGCGGGGACAGTGTTGCTGACGTTGGACGGTGAGGAAAAATTGGTCGTAACTACTGCTGGCGGAGGAGGCGTGTTAGCTCCGATGAAAGTTAATTACGTGAGGATTGTGAGTTTTGATCTGCTGCATAACAGTAGGATTGTGGTTCATGGAGTGTCGGTTCCATTTCCTCACATGCATCATCACACAGCTGATCAGAAAGCCTTTGCTCAGATGGAACAGTCACGCACACACTGTGATGTTACTGGAAACGGTGGGGTGTGTGACGTCATTCACGATGATTTTGCGCCAGCTGGCATGCGATCAGTGATGGGGAATAATATGGAAGAACATGAGGGTCTCTGA